The following DNA comes from Haemorhous mexicanus isolate bHaeMex1 chromosome 19, bHaeMex1.pri, whole genome shotgun sequence.
TCCAGTCAGAAATTGCTAAGTGACATTTGTCTTGGCTGAGACTTTCCTACCAGTGTGAAACTTCAACATTTTTAACACTAAACTCACAGTATCTTTCTGAAGAGTTCATCCTACTCAGCCTCAACCTGAAGCAACAGTGCAAAGCTCTTTGTTTATGTAAGATCCAGTTTCTTCAAAGCTGATATGCATTACAAAAGTTACTCCAAACTTCTTAGAGCAGATACAGTTGGTTCCATCAAACCTCCTGAGGAGGGTTACTGTTTCTCTCCAAAATTCGTGGTTGTCCCCcaccctcagcactgctgaatgCCACATCCACTGCTCCTGAGAGAACAGCAGCTTGGCATTGCTCAAGGAGGACAGGAACTTTAGAAGAGGTGAGCCAGTCCCCACCAGTGGAAATGGCCCCTGTTTGTGAGGGCTGCCATCTTTTGGACACATTCCTCGTGAGAGGCACAAGATGACACTACAATGCTTTTAGAGTTAAGCTCAAGTATCCCTTACACACATTCTAAGGATGTTTCCATTGTAAATATTTAGGATCACTACCACCCAGAAGAACATGCAGCAGGGCTTTCCCTAGAGACCAAATACAGCTTTATTTACACACAATTCAACAAGTCAATACATTAGTTCAACTTTCCTGTCTGCACACAAGGGAGAGTCTTCACAGCATCCAGGGAGAGAAGCAAGAGCAGCTCTTTTGTGTGTGTACAGACTGGTAACTGACCATATGCAAGGACCTGATTAGGTACACAAGGGTTACATTGAAACATTTCAACCATTTAAGTCAGTAAAAACACCCACACTACACTTCAATGAAGTTACAACTGCATTTTGCTTCCTGCAGATCAGCTGATCTATACACAACTGTGTGTAAATAAGATCAAAAGCTGAAGCTGATAGTGAGTTTTGTTCAAAACATCAGCATTTGGATTGAGCTGTGCTTAATGGACAACTATTATAAAACTTTCCTCATATACCTGCACTGCCTTTCAAATCTACAAAGCATTTCACACTTATGCAGGAAAACACCTATTTTAtgttctgtcatttttttccagacacAGGGAAAAACTGCTAAGAAAGtcagaattgttttttttcactgcaaataTAGATTCAGGCTATCAAAGTTGTGTGCTCCTAATGAAAAATTCTTCCCATATCCAAAGAGAAAGATAAGAAATGCAAGAATACAAGTTCAATATAGAGATCTGAAGATGGCCCTCTATCTATTGTTGTCCATATAAAGCTAAAGAACACAGTGCTCTGCTTCTCAGGAAGCTGCCtctgttttgctgtattttccaTAAATGCAGCTGCTAATAAGACTTTATAATGTATGACTTAAAACTCTTCATTAAGAATGACTTCTAATTTTTTAGAGAATAAATGACAGCAGGACTAAACTAGAAAAGGGAAACAATGATCTTCAAAAACCAATGCATCGCACAAAGTGGTCAAAACTAGATAGAATAAAGTCCACTAATTTCCAAAGGTGCCTTGAGTTTGAAATCAACCTACATTGTATTTGCCCAAGAATTGTCCTGTCAGGTAACAGCAGACGAGTTTTTGTCAGAAACATTTATTAAACAAAACTGATACCAATGCACACAGAGTCAAGTTAAAGCccctaataaaaaaaaaagcaattcagCCAAGACCAAAATTATCTTCGCTTCTGGAAGATGTTGCCACGACCCATACCACGGCCTCTTCCTCTTGCAGccactgaagaaagaaaacatcaggGATGACATGAATTTGACATAGCTGCATATTTATCTCAACAACTGACAAGCAAAACATCAACAAAACTCAAGGTCTGTTGCTCAGAAGAAGCCAGGAAATGCTCAGAAAGTGATGTGAGAGCAGGAAGAGTTCTGTGAGAAGAACCAGAACCTAATGGTCCCACAGTCTGGCTCCTCAGAACAACTGCAGTAGATATTCATATATCTCATGCTCCTTCTGACACACAAATCTGTGTCACCCCAGAGATTTGGAACCCCACGCTCTTGCAAGGTTTTGTAACACTACTCAGTAGGTTACTCCCCCACACAAATGTTACTGCACGCTGAAGTTAACCAGGGACTTTGTGGCACATGACTGTTACTCAACTACCTAATACCTAGACTGATCCCCTGAGGAAGGCACAAATGAGAGTGAACTACAGCGAAGGTAATAATTACAGCTTCGCAGTAGCATCTTTGTAACTGAAGCTGTTTTCCTACAACAGCTCAACAAGAACACCCCAATCCTTCCCTAAGTGTTTCAAACAGCTGGTGGCCACAATTGCAAGAAAAAAGAACTCTTTAGTTTAACAGAAAGGCTTTGTTTAACAAGACTACTCACTACCTCTAAATTACGGCAGCATCAATACTACACATTCAGGTAATTGGGACAATTTGAGTCTTGACTCTTACTGTAAGataaaacatacagaaaaacACTGTATGAACCAGTAATCTTTTCACTTCTTGCTGCTTAATCTCCTCAGTGACAGAGATGAGTTTTCCAGATCTACAGAAAAACAGGGGGAGGGACCATGAACAAAGTGTACATACCTTGAGCTTTGAGAATAGCTGCTTTCCCTCGCCCAGCTCCAGAACCCTGGTTTTTATTCTTCATGCTCTTTAGCATAGGAGCATTCTTCAACATATCTGGTAAGATAAGGAACCGTATCTTGCTGCCCCTGATGTACACCTGCTCGAGCTGTGCCACCCGTCCATCTCTGTAGGTCACTGTTATGTTGGACATCTGGAAGGGAAAAATCAGTCAGTGCTCAGAGAGGCCTCAGCTTGACACAAGGCACCATGACCATTCAAACACAACCAAGACTTTTGCTTTCTCACCAGTTTACAAATTAGCTTCATCAGcatcattatttttgttttcttatacGAAAATAACTTTAACAAAGGTATTTTAGTACTAACTATTAGTAAAGCATTCTGATTTTAACGAGCACTTGCCTGGAGTCAAAGGCCCTCTTGGAATGACTACAGTAATGTGCATTAAATAAGCTTCAGTTTCTTAAATCAAAGGTTTTCTATTCCTATACTCAGTGGCTTTAAACAACGAATTCTGGAGAAGCACTGTTCAAAGGACAGACTCTTAAAATCTCTGATCCTACTTACAGGGTTGCCCAATCCTACTCTGAAACTGGAAATAAGCTCTGGCCTCTTTGGAGCATTCTGTAATGCTGAATCCACTTTACCACGGTAAAAAACAGCAACAGTACAGGCTTTTTTTATATCCCAGAACTAAAAGCAACAGTCTTGTAATCAAGTTTTCAGCCTTCCAAGACCCAGATCAGCCAACCTTCCCTCCATCTTTGTGAAACAAAAGATACCTGACAATTCATGTTGTCTTCAGCTTCGATAAGTTTGCCTCGATAAACTTCTCCTGTGTTGGTCTCACAGGTCACGATGTGGCCCTCGGCCTCGTGCAGGACCTTGATTGGCACTCCAATCGACatggctgcagtgctgtgctctacACCTGAggcacaaggaaaacaaaagcttttattACAAAGGAAAATGTAGAATAAGCTCCAATTACACAATCCATCATCTCTTCCATTAGCGTAAAGCACcatttttctcacatttttaaCACAACCTGTGTTTTGACTATGCGTCAATAACACCTCTCTAGAGACATGCCCATGTAGACTTTGAACACCAACAGCAGGTCTTTTCCAGGAAATTCACTTTTCAGGACCACAAACCCACTCGTACCTCCATGGGAAGAGCCCCAGGTGGATCCCATAGCGGTACGGCCCCTGCGAGCCCCGCGGGCCGCGCTCGGGGCCGCAGGGCCAAGCCCCGGGCCCTTTCGTGAGGGAGCCGGCGCCACCCCCGCCCTCCCGCACCTCGCCGCTCCGGCCCGGCCCCCTCCGGCCCCTCAGGGGATGCGGCGCCGCCCGGGCACCTCCCCAGTGGCGCCATGGAGCGATGGAGCCCCGCAGGGAGCCGGGAGCCCCGCGCCGCACTCACCGCCCGCCCGCGCCGCTCTCCCCTAATGGCCTCCGCCGCCTCCCGCCCTGCTCCGCGCGCCGGAACCGGAACGAGCGCTGGGGGCGGCGCGGCCTCGTCCCGTCCGCTCCCGCCCGGGGCCAGCCCGGCAGCCCCGCGGTGCCCCGGGTCCGGGGCAGGGCTGCGCGTCCCTCGCCCGCCGTGTCATGCCCCTGCCCGCCCGCACGCCCCGCCGCTCTCCTCGCCGCCACGGCGCAGGGCAAGCGCCCCGGGGCCCGGCCCCCCTCAGCCCCCGCCTCCGGGAGGAGCCAGCGCCGGgccccggggccgcgccgccggCTCGGCGGGGCCGGCAGTGAACGGGCGGCGGGTGCCGCCACCGCCATGAAGAGCCCCCGGGAGGCTGGCGAGCCGCCGCCAGGTCAGTGCGGCCCGCCCAGCCCGGCTCGGGCCGGCGGGGCCTCTGCGGGCAGGGGGCGGCGGGGAGGCGGAGTCCGCCCCGCGGAACGGGCCGGGGAGAGCgcccggcgggcggcggggagcgggcggggaGCGCGGGCCCCGCTGGAGCTCCCGGCGGCCTCCCGGTACTGCCGAGCCGCGGTGCTGCGGGTTTGGCCCGCAGCAGCGATGTGGAATTACCGGCTCCGTCGGTAAGGTCGGGGCGGCGGGGAGCTGGCCAAGCGCAGAGGGGTTCGCAGGGTGAGTTACAGGCACGGCATAGACGGGCTGGTCTCTCGTCTCgggacagccacagccatcGCTGAAGAGCTCTCGGTGTGTTGGGAAACAGGTGACTGGAAGCTGGACGACCAAGGAAACTTGTTACTGCTCTCTCAAGCTTTCACGTACCCCTCGGTTAATGTGGGACTTGGTAGATGAATTTATAAGACTGAATATAGCAACTGGTATGCCATTCTTTAAAGTCATGATTAAACAGAGGCACAACTAGGAAAAATATAACAACATTATCTAAAAAGTTCTATAGATCGTATTACCCCAAAACTAAACAAATCCACGTGATgtcaaatgcatttttattcccATCATAAAATGTAGAGGACCTTGTTAACAAGACTTCTCAAAGGCCTTTTCTAGATCAAAGGTTATTGAGAAAAACTCTTTGTGATTAACTCATTTTGGTTAATGCTGAAGTAGCAGTGACAGGCACAACTCTTCAAGTCCTGCTAGTGGTGAAACTGAAACCACCGTATTGCCAACTctgtaaaaatacaaaactgaGGCAGAGGATGGagtttgtattttattaattttcccTCTCTATTGAGGTTTTGACGGAATTAATACAAAAGAACAACTGGTGCCACTTGCGAGTTTTaacttgttttgtttaaattctGTAAAATACCATCCCTGAGAAAAAAGACATCTATAGAAAAGGTTTAAATCTGTGGGGCTTCTAAGAGATTCCTGCCCAGAGATCTTGGTTATGTTTTCTCCCAGTTTGGTGGAACTCCTCTTGTGGCACAGAAGTACAATCAGACACAGGAGAAAAGATGAATACCTGTGTCTTACCTGCTGTTATCCAGGAAGAGAGACAGATTCAGTTGAGGTGTGGTGGGTACAtcaccccaacaaaacaaacaaacaaacaaaaaaccaaaacaaaaaaaccacaaaaacccaaaaaaagggaaacttcCAAGGGAAAAGGAGTGGAAAGCCAGTGATCTAGGAATGGAATGGAACAATAAAGGAGTATGAGATTAAACCAAATGCTTACCTGGACAGAAATACTAAATGTATGTTCccctaagaaaaaaatccacctgCCAGTCAGACAAAACCACGTTCCTAAATTTCCATGGCTGTAGTGCTGAGAACGGGCTGACTTTTAGTGGCATGGAAAAACATTCCTGTATGCATTGACATTGTTTGTGTCCTGCTCACACAGTTGACTGCATCCAGCTGAAAGTGCCAGTGATTCAGCAGCTGTACCACTGGGACTGCGGGCTGGCCTGCTCCAGGATGGTGCTTCAGTAAGTGGCTCTCTTAGAGTGGGAAATCCCATTCCATGGGGAGGGGTAGCAGGAACAAATCCCAGGGAGAAGAGGTGTGTTGAAGCAGCCATGAATTCATTCTTAGGAGAGCAGCAGTTTTGAGGTACCCTTGGACAGTGACTGCTGCTTGGGCCTggcccagctctccagcaggaGCAAGGGAAAACAAACTGAAGGGAACTTCGGACCCTATTGAATAATTGACTAATTACACAGATGCAGAATACCTAAGCAGCTCTATGAACTTTGCTGGCTGGCATGCAGAAGCTCATAGAAAGTGTTGCCTCTTTCCTGTTGTTACAATTAAGAAATGATAGTTAGCTGTGACTCATCTGAttcctttctgtgttttcaAGTGATGGGTAGGTGTATCCCAGTTTATGAGTGTGTGCTGTACCTGTACTatctctgtcctgctgagccccAACCTGTGGGATGagtgtttgtgttccaggagtAGTTTCAGCTTCAAAATTGTGTTGccctctggggttttttgtttagttttggttttacCGTTTTTTGAACTAGTAGCTGTCCTGCTGAACTCCTCTTTCCTTCCACAGAGGAACATGAGCTTAGGTGCAGGAGAAATACCTATTTAGATGTCCACTTAGTAGATATGAAGCAGAagattttcatttctctccatCCCTTCTGCCAAGACGTTAGTCCGTGTGCTGGTAATTTCCCATCTTGACTACTGTAACCTCTATTCCCTTTACCTCTTTGCCACTCCAGTCTGCCCAAAACTCAGCTTCCAAGATTAATCTTCTTACCCTGCTGATCTGACCTTGTTCGCCTTGCATCCTCAATTCctgttgctttttattttttatcatttacttccatttgttttcttactttCAGAACTCTGTAGCTACCTTGCCCTGCCCCTTTGCAACCTGTCCCAAGCTTCCTCCTGACTTCCATCTCccactttcttccttttgtgtCTTCAGTGCCTAAGACAAGCTTCCTTTCAATATTTACTGAATTCCTTTATGGCTCCTCCTTTTACAATCCATCTATAGTGTGAAGGAAGTTTTAGTCTTTAACTCTTCTTTCTGTGTTGGCTCTAATACACTTGTACATTACACTGTAAACCCTTCAGGACAGAGTTCTATACCAGCTTGACTCTGGTACAGCACCTGTACACTTTTAGCACTCTAAAACAGTCAAGGCACCACAcatttacaatttttaaaagtcagcAATAAATCCAGTTAAATATTCCCTATTCCCTTCCTTAAATTTCTGTCTCCTTTgtgggttggtttggtttttgtttttttggtttttttttttgttatttcttagCCAAGCCTGTTTCAGTTTTTATGTGCTGTGATGTAGAGGCTTGGACTACAGCATACACTTTGCTTTTCCTAAGATCTGTgcttcccttcccctgcctttcTTGATACTATAGGTACCTGAACCATTTGGACAATGATGAGTTTCAGAAAGCCATCCAGGAACTCCAGTTAACAAAGAGTATCTGGACTATTGACCTGGCCTACCTAATGAGGCACTTCGGAGTTAAGCATAAATTTTGCACCCAGACACTCGGAGTGGACAAGGGCTACAAAAATCAGGTCAGTATTCTCATCTACAGGGGGTGAGCAGGCCTTGAGTGTCATGCTGTAAAAGTTCTGGTGTGTTACTGACAGTCAACCACAGTTAATTTGACCTACTGCCAAAACTGGCACCGATCTGTTCCAAAGGCAATACGATCTCATATTGATTCCAtcttttgactttttaaaaagtttgcaTGTAGTGTTCATGAAAGGTTCCGACCTATTTGACAGCCTTGGAGACTGAAGCCCTGTATTTATCTACAGAACAGGtacagcctgggcagcagcagtgtttaGCTTCCACACTTTCCCCACCACCGTGCCTCAGCCTTGACCTGGAAGATCCACCTCTAGAGGTGAGAGGGGAACTCAGCCTCCCATCCACTGAGAGCTTGGCCTCTCCAGGACTGCCAACAAGGGGCCAAGGAGGGCCTGTAGCAGTGGTGACTTTATTGCAAGCTCCTGCCCCGTTTCCCCTGGGAAACCAGACAGGCTTCTCTTATGTAGGCAGCTGAACAGACACTGGATAGAAACTGCAACAGTAACTGACCAGGAGCAAATTTAATTTGGAATTCAGAGCAGAAATCCTTGTCTTGTTTCCACTGAACTAAGGGAGAGATCTTTGATCCTATAGCCAGAGCTCCAACTTATGCAGGCTCTTGCGAGCAGGCTCTTAAGTGGTGGATTACCCAAGGTAAACACCATTCCAGTTCAGAACTTCTGTTATTTCCACAGTCATTTTACAGGAAGCACTTTGACACAGAAGAGAATCGAGTGAATCAGCTCTTTGCACAAGCCAAAGACTGCAAGGTGCTGGTGGAGAAATGGtaagctgttttctttctctttggagattctgcttttcttggaGGCACCAAGCTAAATCACTGAAAGAGACTGAAATCAGGCCCTAAGCCTTTTTTTACCAATTAGTGTCTTTCTCCTATATCTGtcttaaaaaaacctcatgCACATCAAGAGCTAATAATGAAGtctgaagaaaaaattagtCATGATGCAAAGTGATAAGAAACTGCTGATAGGAGCTGGCTATGTTTTGAATTTGGTTATCCATTACACTTAGGCAGTAGGGAGTGCCTACAACACTCTAATTGGCCATTGTTGGAATTAAGGAGAATGCTATGTGGGTACAGGACTCATTGTTCCCAGAGCTATGCAATCATTATGGATCTCTGTTCCCAGACAAACATGCAAATTACAAGTTAGCATAGGAGCTTTTGCCAAGGAGATCATGAAATAAGGAACTCCATGAAAGAACTACAAACccagaagaaatggaaaaactgcAGAATTTTCATAATCAGCAGTGAAATTCTATTGGGGAATGACTAAGCATCCAAC
Coding sequences within:
- the SNRPD3 gene encoding small nuclear ribonucleoprotein Sm D3; this translates as MSIGVPIKVLHEAEGHIVTCETNTGEVYRGKLIEAEDNMNCQMSNITVTYRDGRVAQLEQVYIRGSKIRFLILPDMLKNAPMLKSMKNKNQGSGAGRGKAAILKAQVAARGRGRGMGRGNIFQKRR
- the GUCD1 gene encoding protein GUCD1 isoform X2, with product MEPRREPGAPRRTHRPPAPLSPNGLRRLPPCSARRNRNERWGRRGLVPSAPARGQPGSPAVPRVRGRAARPSPAVSCPCPPARPAALLAATAQGKRPGARPPSAPASGRSQRRAPGPRRRLGGAGSERAAGAATAMKSPREAGEPPPVDCIQLKVPVIQQLYHWDCGLACSRMVLQYLNHLDNDEFQKAIQELQLTKSIWTIDLAYLMRHFGVKHKFCTQTLGVDKGYKNQSFYRKHFDTEENRVNQLFAQAKDCKVLVEKCTVTIQDIQNHLSQGHVAIVLVNAVLLLCDLCSSPVKYCCFLPIGQKCFCRSPDYQGHFIVLCGYNKASGSIYYNNPAYADRTCCTSISNFEEARTSYGTDEDILFIYTDS
- the GUCD1 gene encoding protein GUCD1 isoform X1, producing MEPRREPGAPRRTHRPPAPLSPNGLRRLPPCSARRNRNERWGRRGLVPSAPARGQPGSPAVPRVRGRAARPSPAVSCPCPPARPAALLAATAQGKRPGARPPSAPASGRSQRRAPGPRRRLGGAGSERAAGAATAMKSPREAGEPPPVDCIQLKVPVIQQLYHWDCGLACSRMVLQYLNHLDNDEFQKAIQELQLTKSIWTIDLAYLMRHFGVKHKFCTQTLGVDKGYKNQVQPGQQQCLASTLSPPPCLSLDLEDPPLESFYRKHFDTEENRVNQLFAQAKDCKVLVEKCTVTIQDIQNHLSQGHVAIVLVNAVLLLCDLCSSPVKYCCFLPIGQKCFCRSPDYQGHFIVLCGYNKASGSIYYNNPAYADRTCCTSISNFEEARTSYGTDEDILFIYTDS